A region of Halalkaliarchaeum desulfuricum DNA encodes the following proteins:
- the gap gene encoding type I glyceraldehyde-3-phosphate dehydrogenase, with product MSEKSYLYGGEGADDVVRVGLNGFGRIGRNVFRALLSDPRIELVGINDVMDSDDMAYLGKYDSVMGRLDGLDLEDDALSIGDTSVPLFNVQSPAELPWDDFDVDVALECTGVFRTYEDAYGHVEGGADTAIISAPPKGEKPVKQLVYGVNHDEYDGEDVISNASCTTNSVTPVAKVLHEEFGIRSGTLTTVHAYTGSQNLIDGPMTKTRRGRAAAENIVPTTTGAAQAATEILPELEGKLDGMAIRVPVPNGSITEVVVDLESSPDAAEINGAFREAADSGPLAGVLGYTDDEVVSRDIAGLPYSTYVDLPSTNVVGEDGLAKILTWYDNEYGFSNRMLDMAAFVADY from the coding sequence ATGAGTGAAAAATCGTACCTGTACGGGGGCGAGGGCGCGGACGACGTCGTGCGGGTCGGGCTGAACGGCTTCGGCCGGATCGGGCGCAACGTCTTCCGGGCGCTGCTTTCCGACCCCCGCATCGAGCTCGTCGGCATCAACGACGTGATGGATTCCGACGACATGGCGTATCTCGGGAAGTACGACTCGGTGATGGGGCGGCTCGACGGGCTCGACCTCGAAGACGACGCGCTGTCGATCGGAGACACGAGCGTTCCGCTTTTCAACGTCCAGAGTCCCGCGGAGCTCCCGTGGGACGATTTCGACGTCGACGTCGCCCTGGAGTGTACCGGCGTGTTCCGGACCTACGAAGACGCGTACGGCCACGTCGAAGGTGGTGCCGACACGGCAATCATCTCCGCGCCGCCGAAGGGCGAGAAACCCGTCAAACAGCTCGTCTACGGCGTCAACCACGACGAGTACGACGGCGAGGACGTGATCTCCAACGCCTCCTGTACGACCAACAGCGTCACGCCGGTCGCGAAGGTGCTCCACGAGGAGTTCGGGATCCGGTCGGGGACGCTCACCACCGTCCACGCCTACACCGGCTCACAGAACCTGATCGACGGGCCGATGACCAAGACCCGGCGTGGGCGGGCCGCAGCCGAGAACATCGTCCCGACCACCACCGGCGCCGCCCAGGCGGCAACCGAGATCCTTCCGGAACTCGAGGGCAAACTCGACGGAATGGCGATTCGGGTACCGGTTCCGAACGGCTCGATCACGGAGGTCGTCGTCGACCTGGAGTCGTCGCCGGACGCCGCCGAGATCAACGGGGCGTTCCGCGAGGCCGCCGATTCGGGTCCGCTCGCGGGCGTACTCGGCTACACCGACGACGAGGTCGTCTCCCGGGACATCGCGGGTCTGCCGTACTCCACGTACGTCGACCTGCCGTCGACGAACGTCGTCGGCGAGGACGGGCTCGCAAAGATCCTCACCTGGTACGACAACGAGTACGGCTTCTCGAACCGGATGCTCGACATGGCCGCGTTCGTCGCCGACTACTGA
- a CDS encoding acetyl-CoA carboxylase biotin carboxylase subunit, with protein MFEKVLIANRGEIAVRVMRACEELGVDTVAIYSDADKHAGHVRYADEAYNVGPARAADSYLDGDAVIEAARTAGADAIHPGYGFLAENARFAAAVEGTDGLTWVGPSSGAMERLGEKTRARQAMEAAGVPIVPGTTEPIETADAVREFGDEHGYPVAIKAEGGGGGRGMKIVEGPDEADEKLASAKREGEAYFDNDSVYLERYLERPRHVEVQIIADEAGNVRHLGERDCSLQRRHQKIIEEAPSPAIDDDLRAEIGEAARQGVREAGYTNAGTVEFLVEEGEFYFLEVNTRIQVEHTVTEQLTGIDIVKEQLRVAAGEELAFTQEEIELSGHAMEFRINAENPAAEFAPATGTLETYDPPGGIGVRLDDAVRQDDEIAGEYDSMFAKLIVEGRDRTECLARSRRALSEFEIVGLHTVIPFHRLMLEDDAFVAGEHTTNYLDSVLDPDRIREAVERWGTAADAEEPSDADADEETTEREFTVEVNGKRFEVSLEERGAPAIANPAGGGQGGTRQRPPQATGDDEDEGPVVTGEGETVSAEMQGTVLSVDVDEGQEVGPGDVVLVLEAMKMENDVVVERGGTVTQVLVEEGESVDMGDPLIVLE; from the coding sequence ATGTTCGAGAAGGTGCTGATCGCCAACCGCGGAGAGATCGCGGTGCGCGTGATGCGGGCCTGCGAGGAACTCGGCGTAGACACCGTCGCGATCTACAGCGACGCGGACAAACACGCCGGCCACGTGCGCTACGCCGACGAGGCGTACAACGTCGGTCCGGCGCGGGCGGCCGACTCGTATCTCGACGGCGACGCGGTGATCGAGGCGGCCCGGACGGCCGGCGCGGACGCGATCCATCCGGGGTACGGATTCCTCGCGGAGAACGCCCGGTTCGCCGCCGCAGTCGAGGGGACGGACGGTCTCACCTGGGTCGGTCCCTCCAGCGGGGCGATGGAACGACTCGGCGAGAAGACCCGTGCCAGACAGGCGATGGAGGCTGCCGGGGTTCCGATCGTCCCGGGGACGACCGAGCCGATCGAGACGGCCGACGCCGTCCGGGAGTTCGGCGACGAACACGGCTATCCGGTCGCCATCAAGGCCGAGGGTGGCGGCGGCGGCCGCGGCATGAAGATCGTCGAGGGGCCCGACGAGGCCGACGAGAAACTCGCGTCGGCGAAACGCGAGGGGGAGGCGTACTTCGACAACGACTCGGTGTATCTCGAACGCTACCTCGAACGCCCCCGTCACGTCGAGGTGCAGATCATCGCCGACGAGGCGGGCAACGTCCGCCACCTGGGCGAGCGCGACTGCTCGCTCCAGCGCCGACACCAGAAGATCATCGAGGAGGCGCCATCGCCCGCGATCGACGACGACCTCAGAGCGGAGATCGGCGAGGCCGCCCGGCAGGGGGTTCGCGAGGCGGGATACACGAACGCGGGAACCGTCGAGTTCCTCGTCGAGGAGGGCGAGTTCTACTTCCTCGAGGTCAACACCCGGATCCAGGTCGAACACACCGTCACCGAACAGCTCACCGGGATCGACATCGTGAAAGAACAGCTCCGCGTGGCGGCTGGCGAGGAACTGGCGTTCACACAGGAGGAAATCGAGCTGTCGGGCCACGCCATGGAGTTCCGCATCAACGCGGAGAACCCGGCCGCGGAGTTCGCGCCGGCGACTGGAACCCTGGAGACGTACGACCCGCCGGGCGGGATCGGGGTCAGGCTCGACGACGCGGTCCGGCAGGACGACGAGATCGCTGGCGAGTACGACTCGATGTTCGCGAAGCTGATCGTCGAGGGGCGCGACCGGACGGAGTGTCTCGCCCGATCGCGGCGGGCGCTTTCGGAGTTCGAGATCGTGGGGCTCCACACGGTGATCCCGTTCCACCGGCTCATGCTCGAAGACGACGCGTTCGTCGCCGGCGAGCACACGACGAACTACCTCGACTCGGTGCTCGATCCCGACCGCATCCGCGAGGCGGTCGAGCGGTGGGGAACCGCCGCCGACGCCGAGGAACCGTCGGATGCCGACGCCGATGAAGAGACGACCGAACGGGAGTTCACCGTCGAGGTGAACGGCAAGCGCTTCGAGGTAAGCCTCGAAGAACGGGGCGCACCCGCAATCGCGAACCCCGCGGGCGGCGGACAGGGCGGCACCCGCCAGCGCCCGCCGCAGGCGACCGGGGACGACGAGGACGAGGGACCGGTCGTCACCGGCGAGGGGGAAACCGTTTCGGCAGAGATGCAGGGAACCGTCCTCTCGGTCGACGTCGACGAAGGCCAGGAGGTCGGGCCGGGCGACGTCGTACTGGTGCTGGAGGCGATGAAGATGGAAAACGACGTGGTCGTCGAGCGCGGCGGCACCGTGACGCAGGTGCTCGTCGAGGAAGGGGAAAGCGTCGACATGGGCGATCCGCTGATCGTCCTGGAGTGA
- a CDS encoding potassium channel family protein → MRFVIIGGGRVGLRTARVLAEEGHEIVVVERDPETADRVREAGFEIVEGDGSRETVLEEAGLETADAVGALTSDLNANFAACMIAKHHGCRTVMRIDEDYREEIYREYADEVDEVVYPERLGAIGAKNALLGGNIQAIADIASNLQVLLITIPESSPLYGYSLDETELPSEARILAFGKQGEPLGIPLGDYSLEPGDRVAVLAEFEALSEVRQLFVGEDVEAIAAGGD, encoded by the coding sequence ATGCGCTTCGTTATCATTGGTGGCGGACGGGTCGGGTTGCGGACGGCCCGCGTACTCGCCGAGGAGGGCCACGAGATCGTGGTCGTCGAACGGGACCCGGAAACGGCGGATCGAGTCCGTGAGGCGGGCTTCGAGATCGTCGAGGGCGACGGTTCCCGGGAAACGGTGCTCGAGGAGGCTGGACTCGAGACGGCGGACGCGGTGGGGGCGCTGACGAGCGATCTGAACGCCAACTTCGCCGCCTGCATGATCGCCAAACACCACGGCTGTCGCACCGTGATGCGGATCGACGAGGACTACAGGGAGGAGATCTACAGGGAGTACGCCGACGAGGTCGACGAGGTCGTCTACCCCGAACGTCTGGGCGCGATCGGCGCGAAGAACGCGCTCCTGGGCGGCAACATCCAGGCGATTGCCGACATCGCCTCCAACCTGCAGGTCCTTTTGATCACGATCCCCGAGTCGTCGCCGCTGTACGGCTACAGCCTCGACGAGACAGAACTCCCATCCGAAGCCCGGATCCTCGCGTTCGGGAAACAGGGAGAGCCGCTCGGGATCCCGCTGGGCGATTACTCGCTCGAACCCGGCGACAGGGTCGCCGTGCTCGCGGAGTTCGAGGCGCTTTCGGAGGTCCGGCAACTGTTCGTGGGAGAAGACGTCGAGGCGATCGCCGCGGGGGGTGACTGA
- a CDS encoding thiamine pyrophosphate-dependent enzyme: MDAPTDEFYTVIGDGGGSLSDSRYDTAAARDLYRDMVRARRFDERAVALQRRGWMSGYPPFAGQEAAQVGAAHAMAEEDRLFPTYRSNALQIARGVPMSDILLFRRGRAEFHSDHDVPVFPQAIPIASQIPHAAGAGMAANYLDEEWASLVCFGDGATSEGDFHEGVNFAGVFDAPTVFFCENNGWAISLPSDRQTKSASIAAKADAYGIEGVRVDGNDPLAVRETVADALASAREGNPVLVEALTYRRGAHTTADDPSRYRDDDPDLPDWRIKDPIERFEAFLRSEGVLDDDAVERIRGEANDEIAAAIETAEDASLPDPDDLFDHVYAGPTGTQEKQRSELEAFLENHDPQELEFG; this comes from the coding sequence ATGGACGCGCCCACTGACGAGTTCTACACCGTCATCGGCGACGGTGGGGGGTCGCTGTCGGACAGCAGATACGACACAGCGGCGGCACGGGACCTCTACCGCGACATGGTCCGAGCCCGCCGGTTCGACGAGCGTGCCGTGGCGCTCCAGCGGCGGGGATGGATGTCCGGCTATCCACCGTTTGCGGGCCAGGAGGCCGCACAGGTCGGCGCCGCCCACGCGATGGCCGAGGAGGATCGCCTGTTCCCGACGTACCGCTCGAACGCGCTGCAGATCGCCCGCGGCGTCCCGATGAGTGACATTCTCCTGTTCCGCCGCGGGCGTGCGGAGTTTCACTCCGATCACGACGTCCCCGTGTTCCCGCAGGCGATCCCGATCGCCTCCCAGATCCCACACGCCGCCGGCGCGGGGATGGCCGCGAACTATCTCGACGAGGAGTGGGCGTCGCTCGTCTGCTTCGGCGACGGTGCGACCTCGGAGGGGGACTTCCACGAGGGCGTGAACTTCGCGGGCGTGTTCGACGCACCGACGGTGTTTTTCTGTGAGAACAACGGCTGGGCGATCTCGCTACCCAGCGACCGCCAGACGAAAAGCGCCTCGATCGCGGCCAAGGCCGACGCCTACGGGATCGAGGGCGTCCGGGTCGACGGCAACGATCCGCTGGCGGTGCGGGAGACGGTCGCCGACGCGCTGGCGTCCGCCCGCGAGGGGAACCCCGTGCTCGTCGAGGCACTCACGTACAGACGGGGGGCCCACACCACCGCAGACGACCCCTCGCGCTACCGCGACGACGATCCGGACCTCCCCGACTGGCGGATCAAAGATCCTATCGAGCGGTTCGAGGCGTTCCTCCGGTCGGAGGGTGTCCTCGACGACGACGCAGTCGAGCGGATCCGCGGGGAGGCGAACGACGAGATCGCTGCGGCGATCGAGACCGCCGAGGACGCCAGCCTCCCGGACCCCGACGACCTGTTCGATCACGTCTACGCCGGGCCGACGGGGACCCAGGAGAAACAGCGATCCGAACTCGAGGCGTTCCTCGAAAACCACGATCCACAGGAACTGGAGTTCGGGTGA
- a CDS encoding Lrp/AsnC family transcriptional regulator translates to MVHAFVMVKADVGEAATMLDRVDSIEDVSEAHVVAGDYDLILELEAPEVYDVLQVTADEVQSLAGITDTKTYVSMEE, encoded by the coding sequence ATGGTACACGCATTCGTCATGGTGAAAGCCGACGTCGGGGAGGCGGCGACGATGCTCGATCGGGTGGATTCCATCGAGGACGTCTCGGAGGCGCACGTCGTGGCCGGCGACTACGATCTGATCCTCGAACTCGAGGCGCCGGAGGTGTACGACGTGTTGCAGGTGACCGCCGACGAGGTTCAGAGTCTCGCCGGAATCACGGACACGAAGACGTACGTTTCGATGGAGGAGTGA
- a CDS encoding Lrp/AsnC family transcriptional regulator, whose amino-acid sequence MVVAYIMVKVNTGEADRIKSEFESLEGVVDVHIVAGDVDFIVKVDADSPADVKAVSTTALQDIDGVEDTQTYMAMG is encoded by the coding sequence ATGGTCGTCGCATACATCATGGTGAAGGTCAACACCGGCGAGGCCGACCGGATCAAATCGGAGTTCGAGTCGCTCGAGGGCGTCGTGGACGTCCACATCGTCGCCGGCGATGTCGACTTCATCGTCAAGGTCGACGCCGACTCCCCCGCGGACGTGAAGGCCGTCTCGACGACTGCGCTCCAGGATATCGACGGCGTCGAGGACACCCAGACGTATATGGCGATGGGGTGA
- a CDS encoding class I SAM-dependent methyltransferase: protein MERDPYGRAIRDHYLGTREEPLLDRDGPETREHAIERWYFGEHDPDAWRDRWLREPVLDLGAGVGRDALYYQRRFDTVAIDVSEHLVETMRDRGVDDARVGDMFSLPAQFERDRFRSAQAIGTQVGLAGSMAGVRAFLGDLAVVTAADATAVIDNYDPDLAAEHDVFAYREDPAPGLAYRVFHCEYEGDVGRTLLFRLFDVKRLRNAAVGTPWEVAAVEYGETQWRAALKKG from the coding sequence ATGGAACGTGATCCATACGGACGCGCGATCCGCGATCACTACCTGGGAACGCGGGAGGAGCCACTCCTCGACCGTGACGGGCCGGAAACACGAGAACACGCGATCGAACGGTGGTACTTCGGCGAGCACGACCCGGACGCCTGGCGCGATCGGTGGCTCCGGGAACCAGTGCTCGACCTGGGCGCCGGTGTCGGCCGGGACGCGCTATACTACCAGCGGCGGTTCGATACCGTCGCGATCGATGTGAGCGAACACCTCGTCGAAACGATGCGCGACCGCGGCGTCGACGACGCCCGCGTGGGAGATATGTTCTCGCTTCCGGCGCAGTTCGAACGGGACCGGTTCCGGTCGGCACAGGCGATCGGGACGCAGGTCGGCCTCGCCGGCTCGATGGCCGGCGTTCGAGCGTTTCTGGGCGATCTCGCGGTCGTGACCGCCGCCGACGCGACGGCCGTGATCGACAACTACGATCCGGATCTCGCCGCCGAGCACGACGTCTTCGCGTACCGCGAGGATCCCGCCCCCGGCCTCGCCTACCGGGTGTTTCACTGCGAGTACGAGGGAGACGTCGGACGGACGCTATTGTTCCGACTGTTCGACGTGAAGCGACTCCGGAACGCGGCAGTCGGAACCCCATGGGAGGTCGCTGCCGTCGAGTACGGGGAGACGCAGTGGCGGGCGGCACTGAAAAAGGGATGA